Proteins encoded by one window of Sorex araneus isolate mSorAra2 chromosome 3, mSorAra2.pri, whole genome shotgun sequence:
- the LOC101559211 gene encoding olfactory receptor 8D1-like: MIRCNHSVTEFVLEGLTHRPELQLPLFFLFLGIYGVTVVGNLGMILLIAFNSKLHSPMYFFLGNLSFLDLFYSSVVTPKLLGNFVWEKNVISYPACMTQLFFFCVFCTGEFFMLTAMAYDRYVAICNPLLYSVTMSPKVCNILVIGVYIMGIWAGLAHTIAMTRLSFCGDNVIRHYFCDIFPLLKLSCSSTHVNELLVIYVGGFNVLTSTSPIIISYVFIIANILRISSAEGRSKAFGTCGSHLTAVGVFYGSVIFMYFKPPSRNMAQEQVASVFYTTVIPMLNPLIYSLRNKDVKNVLRNTLGKR; this comes from the coding sequence ATGATCAGGTGCAATCACTCTGTGACTGAGTTTGTTCTGGAAGGATTAACACACCGGCCAGAACTCCAGctgcctctcttcttcctgtttctAGGCATCTATGGGGTCACTGTAGTGGGGAACCTGGGCATGATCCTCCTGATCGCTTTCAACTCCAAGCTCCACTctcccatgtactttttcctcgGTAATTTGTCATTCTTAGATCTCTTTTATTCCTCAGTTGTTACCCCCAAACTTCTGGGaaactttgtatgggagaaaaatgttatttcttatcCTGCATGTATGACccagctctttttcttttgtgttttttgtacTGGAGAGTTTTTTATGTTAACAGCAATGGCATATGACAGATATGTAGCTATCTGCAATCCTCTGCTGTACAGTGTCACCATGTCCCCAAAGGTGTGCAATATATTGGTGATTGGGGTCTATATCATGGGGATATGGGCTGGCTTAGCCCACACAATTGCCATGACTAGGCTTTCCTTCTGCGGGGACAATGTCATCCGCCATTACTTCTGTGACATATTCCCTCTTCTAAAGCTTTCCTGCTCCAGCACCCATGTCAATGAGCTTCTGGTGATCTATGTGGGTGGATTCAATGTGCTGACATCAACTTCGCCTATTATCAtctcttatgtttttattattgctaACATTCTTCGGATCTCTTCTGCTGAGGGCAGGTCCAAAGCCTTTGGTACCTGTGGCTCCCACCTGACTGCAGTTGGAGTCTTTTATGGCTCTGTcatctttatgtattttaagCCACCCTCCAGAAACATGGCCCAGGAGCAGGTGGCCTCTGTGTTCTATACCACAGTGATCCCCATGCTGAATCCCCTGATCTACAGCTTGAGAAATAAGGATGTAAAGAATGTACTGAGAAACACCCTAGGGAAAAGGTAA
- the LOC101545838 gene encoding olfactory receptor 8D1-like → MTRCNHSIVTEFVLEGLTHRPELQLPLFFLFLGIYGVTVVGNLGMILLIAFNSKLHSPMYFFLGNLSFLDLFYSSVVTPKLLGNFVWEKNVISYPACMTQLFFFCLFAIGEFFMLTAMAYDRYVAICNPLRYSVTMSPKVCSMLVIGVYTMGTWVGLTHTIAMTKLSFCGDNVIRHYFCDIFPLLKLSCSSTHVNELLLFYVGGFNVLISTSTIIISYVFIIANILRISSAESRSKAFVTCGSHLTAVGIFYGSVIFMYFKPPSSNMAQEQVASVFYTTVIPMLNPLIYSLRNKDVKNVLRSTLGKS, encoded by the coding sequence ATGACCAGATGCAATCACTCCATTGTGACTGAGTTTGTCCTGGAAGGATTAACACACCGGCCAGAACTCCAGctgcctctcttcttcctgtttctAGGCATCTATGGGGTCACTGTAGTGGGGAACCTGGGCATGATCCTCCTGATTGCTTTCAACTCCAAGCTCCACTctcccatgtactttttccttgGTAATTTGTCATTCTTAGACCTCTTTTATTCCTCAGTTGTCACCCCAAAACTCCTGGGaaactttgtatgggagaaaaatgttatttcttatcCTGCATGTATGACccagctctttttcttttgtctttttgctaTAGGAGAGTTTTTTATGTTAACGGCAATGGCATATGACAGATATGTAGCTATCTGCAATCCTCTGCGGTACAGTGTCACCATGTCCCCAAAGGTGTGCAGTATGTTGGTGATTGGGGTCTATACCATGGGGACATGGGTTGGTTTAACGCACACAATTGCCATGACTAAGCTTTCCTTCTGCGGGGACAATGTCATCCGCCATTACTTCTGTGACATATTCCCTCTTCTGAAGCTTTCCTGCTCCAGCACCCATGTCAATGAGCTTCTGTTGTTCTATGTGGGTGGATTCAACGTGCTGATATCAACCTCGACCATTATCAtctcttatgtttttattattgctaATATTCTTCGGATCTCTTCTGCTGAGAGCAGGTCCAAAGCCTTTGTTACCTGTGGCTCACACCTGACTGCAGTTGGGATCTTTTATGGCTCTGTcatctttatgtattttaagCCACCCTCCAGCAACATGGCCCAGGAGCAGGTGGCCTCTGTGTTCTATACCACAGTGATCCCCATGCTGAATCCCCTGATCTACAGCTTGAGAAATAAGGATGTAAAGAATGTGCTGAGAAGCACATTAGGGAAAAGTTAA